In Thermodesulfobacteriota bacterium, one DNA window encodes the following:
- a CDS encoding HK97-gp10 family putative phage morphogenesis protein: protein MAFDKTKTMVDIERELEKRCILGAKKLSEMLEYEQKVPARVKTGRMKHSVAGNYTGSGITRTKVFQGEVVTVVPEPKEGKYVFTAISDTQVYYAKFVEFGTRRSRPYPFMRPGYEKVRQQANRIWTEALRG from the coding sequence ATGGCATTTGATAAGACGAAGACTATGGTTGACATCGAACGGGAACTTGAGAAGCGGTGCATTCTCGGTGCGAAGAAACTCTCCGAAATGCTTGAGTACGAACAGAAGGTGCCTGCTAGGGTCAAAACCGGAAGAATGAAACATAGCGTTGCAGGGAATTACACCGGAAGTGGCATTACAAGGACGAAGGTATTTCAGGGTGAGGTTGTCACCGTTGTACCTGAACCGAAGGAAGGGAAGTATGTATTTACGGCTATAAGCGATACGCAGGTGTACTATGCTAAGTTTGTGGAGTTTGGTACGAGAAGAAGCAGGCCGTACCCGTTTATGAGGCCCGGGTATGAAAAGGTTAGACAACAGGCTAATAGAATTTGGACCGAGGCATTACGAGGATGA